A genomic region of Papaver somniferum cultivar HN1 chromosome 7, ASM357369v1, whole genome shotgun sequence contains the following coding sequences:
- the LOC113298970 gene encoding cysteine protease XCP2-like isoform X2 produces the protein MIKLRDIVATLSRPSSLGTFNRAASMSFSSVRNSGGKSTIPAWMEAIDEDLESEENLINMYERWMRHTEKIRTDIEEKNRRFQNFKKNVMKRRSAGIFADTCKEEFTCMLGCNLPSIEVQRLLHRQHRLFCCDQEACICCNT, from the exons aTGATCAAGCTCAGGGATATTGTTGCTACTCTATCTCGGCCATCGTCGTTGGGAACTTTCAACCGTGCTGCATCAATGAGCTTCAGTTCGGTCAGGAACAGTGGTGGTAAATCAACAATTCCAG CATGGATGGAAGCCATAGACGAGGACTTGGAATCGGAAGAGAATCTGATTAATATGTACGAGAGGTGGATGAGACACACTGAGAAAATCCGAACTGACATTGAGGAGAAAAATAGACGCTTTCAAAATTTCAAGAAAAACGTAATGAAACGTCGTAGTGCTGGTATATTTGCTGATACTTGCAAGGAAGAGTTTACATGCATGCTGGGATGCAATCTCCCCAGCATCGAAGTCCAGAG GTTATTGCACCGCCAACACAGGTTGTTTTGTTGTGACCAGGAAGCTTGCATTTGCTGCAACACCTAG
- the LOC113298968 gene encoding uncharacterized protein LOC113298968 isoform X3 has product MSKANKPNQLYSLSLFSIRSRICKDLFFSLKYMMGSCCRLESRSFTNSSIPHPSTANPINKAGATYQVSLTPAAASTLTSHTVRRGAVRTRVSKSDSPRLNSKIANLSATRKERVKLPKINYDEEKVDERRLYTISEFLSHPSGVEAILNTNAMQNFESLDANTYRCALPGIQLLNFDVSPVLDLRVIPTTEDCIVEMLSCKFEGSQVTRSLNDHFSASMKNHITWDDASASEPYLYIDVQVEISLEIYTQPFTMLPTSAVEKPGNLVVQTLVDRLVPLLLQQLLQDYEKWVQDRKQCSKISS; this is encoded by the exons ATGAGTAAAGCAAACAAACCAAATCAActttactctctctctctcttctccatCAGAAGCAGAATATGCAAGGATCTCTTCTTCTCTTTGAAATATATGATGGGCAGCTGCTGCAGATTAGAAAGTCGGTCTTTTACCAACTCATCAATTCCTCATCCTTCAACAGCAAATCCAATTAATAAAG CAGGAGCAACTTATCAAGTATCACTAACACCAGCAGCAGCATCAACTCTCACTTCTCATACTGTCAG GAGGGGTGCAGTAAGAACTAGAGTATCTAAATCGGACTCGCCGAGACTAAATTCCAAGATTGCAAATTTATCTGCTACAAGGAAGGAAAGAGTCAAGTTACCAAAGATTAATTATGATGAGGAGAAGGTGGATGAAAGGAGGTTGTACACGATCAGTGAATTTCTTAGCCATCCATCCGGAGTTGAGGCCATATTGAACACGAATGCAATGCAGAACTTCGAGTCCTTGGATGCTAACACTTACAG ATGTGCTTTGCCTGGAATTCAACTTTTGAACTTTGATGTATCCCCTGTGTTGGATCTGCGAGTAATCCCAACAACTGAAGATTGTATTGTTGAGATGTTATCTTGCAAG TTTGAGGGTTCACAAGTCACCAGAAGCCTCAACGATCATTTTTCAG CATCCATGAAGAATCATATAACATGGGATGATGCAAGTGCTTCAGAACCATATTTGTATATTGATGTTCAAGTGGAAATCTCTCTTGAG ATTTACACACAGCCATTTACTATGCTGCCGACATCAGCTGTTGAAAAGCCTGGAAATTT GGTTGTGCAAACTTTGGTTGATAGGCTCGTTCCACTGCTCCTCCAGCAGCTACTTCAAGATTACGAGAAATGGGTTCAAGATCGGAAACAATGTTCAAAAATTTCCTCCTAA
- the LOC113298968 gene encoding uncharacterized protein LOC113298968 isoform X2, whose product MSKANKPNQLYSLSLFSIRSRICKDLFFSLKYMMGSCCRLESRSFTNSSIPHPSTANPINKGIAGATYQVSLTPAAASTLTSHTVRRGAVRTRVSKSDSPRLNSKIANLSATRKERVKLPKINYDEEKVDERRLYTISEFLSHPSGVEAILNTNAMQNFESLDANTYRCALPGIQLLNFDVSPVLDLRVIPTTEDCIVEMLSCKFEGSQVTRSLNDHFSASMKNHITWDDASASEPYLYIDVQVEISLEIYTQPFTMLPTSAVEKPGNLVVQTLVDRLVPLLLQQLLQDYEKWVQDRKQCSKISS is encoded by the exons ATGAGTAAAGCAAACAAACCAAATCAActttactctctctctctcttctccatCAGAAGCAGAATATGCAAGGATCTCTTCTTCTCTTTGAAATATATGATGGGCAGCTGCTGCAGATTAGAAAGTCGGTCTTTTACCAACTCATCAATTCCTCATCCTTCAACAGCAAATCCAATTAATAAAG GAATAGCAGGAGCAACTTATCAAGTATCACTAACACCAGCAGCAGCATCAACTCTCACTTCTCATACTGTCAG GAGGGGTGCAGTAAGAACTAGAGTATCTAAATCGGACTCGCCGAGACTAAATTCCAAGATTGCAAATTTATCTGCTACAAGGAAGGAAAGAGTCAAGTTACCAAAGATTAATTATGATGAGGAGAAGGTGGATGAAAGGAGGTTGTACACGATCAGTGAATTTCTTAGCCATCCATCCGGAGTTGAGGCCATATTGAACACGAATGCAATGCAGAACTTCGAGTCCTTGGATGCTAACACTTACAG ATGTGCTTTGCCTGGAATTCAACTTTTGAACTTTGATGTATCCCCTGTGTTGGATCTGCGAGTAATCCCAACAACTGAAGATTGTATTGTTGAGATGTTATCTTGCAAG TTTGAGGGTTCACAAGTCACCAGAAGCCTCAACGATCATTTTTCAG CATCCATGAAGAATCATATAACATGGGATGATGCAAGTGCTTCAGAACCATATTTGTATATTGATGTTCAAGTGGAAATCTCTCTTGAG ATTTACACACAGCCATTTACTATGCTGCCGACATCAGCTGTTGAAAAGCCTGGAAATTT GGTTGTGCAAACTTTGGTTGATAGGCTCGTTCCACTGCTCCTCCAGCAGCTACTTCAAGATTACGAGAAATGGGTTCAAGATCGGAAACAATGTTCAAAAATTTCCTCCTAA
- the LOC113298968 gene encoding uncharacterized protein LOC113298968 isoform X1, which yields MSKANKPNQLYSLSLFSIRSRICKDLFFSLKYMMGSCCRLESRSFTNSSIPHPSTANPINKGFYVEGIAGATYQVSLTPAAASTLTSHTVRRGAVRTRVSKSDSPRLNSKIANLSATRKERVKLPKINYDEEKVDERRLYTISEFLSHPSGVEAILNTNAMQNFESLDANTYRCALPGIQLLNFDVSPVLDLRVIPTTEDCIVEMLSCKFEGSQVTRSLNDHFSASMKNHITWDDASASEPYLYIDVQVEISLEIYTQPFTMLPTSAVEKPGNLVVQTLVDRLVPLLLQQLLQDYEKWVQDRKQCSKISS from the exons ATGAGTAAAGCAAACAAACCAAATCAActttactctctctctctcttctccatCAGAAGCAGAATATGCAAGGATCTCTTCTTCTCTTTGAAATATATGATGGGCAGCTGCTGCAGATTAGAAAGTCGGTCTTTTACCAACTCATCAATTCCTCATCCTTCAACAGCAAATCCAATTAATAAAG GTTTTTATGTGGAAGGAATAGCAGGAGCAACTTATCAAGTATCACTAACACCAGCAGCAGCATCAACTCTCACTTCTCATACTGTCAG GAGGGGTGCAGTAAGAACTAGAGTATCTAAATCGGACTCGCCGAGACTAAATTCCAAGATTGCAAATTTATCTGCTACAAGGAAGGAAAGAGTCAAGTTACCAAAGATTAATTATGATGAGGAGAAGGTGGATGAAAGGAGGTTGTACACGATCAGTGAATTTCTTAGCCATCCATCCGGAGTTGAGGCCATATTGAACACGAATGCAATGCAGAACTTCGAGTCCTTGGATGCTAACACTTACAG ATGTGCTTTGCCTGGAATTCAACTTTTGAACTTTGATGTATCCCCTGTGTTGGATCTGCGAGTAATCCCAACAACTGAAGATTGTATTGTTGAGATGTTATCTTGCAAG TTTGAGGGTTCACAAGTCACCAGAAGCCTCAACGATCATTTTTCAG CATCCATGAAGAATCATATAACATGGGATGATGCAAGTGCTTCAGAACCATATTTGTATATTGATGTTCAAGTGGAAATCTCTCTTGAG ATTTACACACAGCCATTTACTATGCTGCCGACATCAGCTGTTGAAAAGCCTGGAAATTT GGTTGTGCAAACTTTGGTTGATAGGCTCGTTCCACTGCTCCTCCAGCAGCTACTTCAAGATTACGAGAAATGGGTTCAAGATCGGAAACAATGTTCAAAAATTTCCTCCTAA
- the LOC113298969 gene encoding uncharacterized protein LOC113298969, with protein sequence MAVKPVTITLSVAFVGIVSFILGIVAENKKPAAGIPLAGVGETICKFPSDPTVVLGSLSVVALFICTGLGFVSVFYPYKGQSVPKEALFQSTVLVVFIWVAVINSFFGGLLMLWATISESLHHMNNVHHSADYACPTAKTGLFGGAAFLCLNAMLFWLICQMLTHNAREDYLEVDNKGDYGQVLATTDYEAKV encoded by the exons ATGGCCGTCAAGCCTGTAACTATTACGCTCTCTGTGGCATTTGTTGGCATAGTTTCCTTTATACTTGGAATTGTTGCTGAGAACAAAAAG CCTGCTGCTGGAATTCCCTTGGCTGGAGTTGGTGAAACCATTTGCAAATTTCCATCAGACCCAACTGTGGTTTTAGGGAGTTTATCAGTTGTAGCTCTTTTCATCTGCACTGGTCTTGGATTCGTTTCTGTGTTTTACCCTTACAAAGGCCAATCTGTTCCTAAAGAGGCGTTGTTCCAAAGCACTGTCTTAGTTGTCTTCATCTGGGTTGCTGT GATAAATTCTTTCTTTGGTGGTCTATTGATGCTTTGGGCAACAATTTCCGAAAGCCTTCACCACATGAACAATGTGCATCACTCAGCTGACTATGCCTGCCCTACAGCCAAGACTGGGTTATTTGGAGGAGCTGCATTTCTCTGCCTCAATGCAATGCTGTTTTGGTTGATTTGCCAAATGTTGACACACAATGCTAGAGAGGACTACCTCGAAGTGGATAACAAGGGTGATTATGGACAGGTTCTCGCTACCACCGATTACGAAGCCAAGGTATAG
- the LOC113298972 gene encoding uncharacterized protein LOC113298972, protein MRIMDHNRSRYLHRQTTILFLQLIAIFFLCLVTGSNGASSVGSRKTGKSSSVFSLFNLKEKSKFWSESVLHSDVEDLETTSPGKASLQNYTKAGSVAGYMKLLEVDSLYLPVPVNFIFIGFEGKGNHDFKLGPDELERWFTKIDHIFEHTRIPPIGESLSPFYKIAVDKSRRHHQLPVVSHVNYNFSVHAIQMGEKVTAVFEQAIKSLSRKDNISDTSDDENVLWQVDMETMDLIYTSLVEYLQLEDAYNVFILNPKRNIRAKYGYRRGLSESEIDFLKESIPLQKKILQSGSKQGSVLALDKIKRPLYEKHPMLKFAWTTTEDIDTVEWSDICVEALENYDKLHHGNETADIIQRQVLQSMNGKNEDMKLLLEKELKSGEPAGLQAECLTDTWVGGNRWAFIDLSAGPFTWGPSVGGEGVRTVHSLPNVTKTIGAVAEMTEEEAENHLQGAIQDKFAVLGDKDHHAIDILLAEIDIYEAFTFKHCKGRKVKLALCEELDERMGDLKDELQTFEDGKYDDSHKAKALDALKRMESWNLFSDTFEESQNYTVARDTFLSDLGATLWGSMRHIISPSIADGSYHHYEKISFQLFFITQEKVRHMINLPVDLKALMDGLSSLLLPSQKAMFSPHMLPLSEDPALAMAFSVARRAAAVPLLLVNGTYRTSVRSYLDTSILQHQLQRINDHGSLKGKHAQSRSTLEVPIFWFIHNDPLLVDKHYQAKALSDMVIVVQSEQTSWESHLQCNGRSVLWDLRRPLKAALASTAEHLAGLLPLHLVYSQAHETALEDWIWSVGCSPLSITSPGWHVSQFQTDTIARSYVITTLEESIQLVNSAIHLLVMERTSEKTFKLFQSQERELVNHYNSVVSLWRRISTVTGELRYADALRLLSPLEEKSKGFADFVNATIASFHPIHCTRGREVKVEFDMTTIPAFLIVLGILWFVLKPRRPKPKIN, encoded by the exons ATGAGGATCATGGATCATAACAGATCCAGATATCTTCATCGCCAAACTACAATTCTATTTCTACAACTCATCGCTATATTCTTCCTG TGCCTAGTAACAGGGTCCAATGGAGCTTCTTCAGTGGGATCTCGTAAAACTGGGAAATCATCATCAGTGTTTTCCTTGTTTAATCTTAAAGAAAAGAGTAAATTCTGGAGTGAGTCTGTCTTGCACTCTG ATGTTGAGGATCTGGAAACTACAAGCCCTGGAAAGGCGAGTCTCCAGAACTACACCAAGGCAG GTAGTGTTGCCGGTTATATGAAGCTTCTCGAAGTCGATTCTTTATACCTTCCAGTCCCTGTCAATTTTATTTTCATAGGATTTGAAGGAAAAGGGAACCATG ACTTCAAGCTTGGTCCGGACGAACTTGAGCGTTGGTTTACTaagattgatcacatatttgAACATACACGAATTCCACCTATTGGAGAATCTCTCAGTCCATTTTACAAGATCGCCGTAGATAAATCACGTCGTCATCATCAGCTTCCTGTTGTCAGTCACGTAAATTACAA TTTTTCTGTACATGCGATACAAATGGGAGAAAAGGTGACGGCTGTTTTTGAGCAGGCCATAAAGAGCCTATCTCGCAAGGATAATATATCAGATACCAG TGATGATGAAAATGTTCTTTGGCAAGTAGACATGGAGACAATGGACTTGATTTACACAAGCCTGGTCGAATACCTTCAGCTTGAGGATGCATACAATGTTTTCATCTTGAATCCCAAACGCAACATAAGAGCTAAATATGGTTACAG GAGAGGCTTATCTGAGTCAGAAATAGATTTCCTTAAAGAG agtATACCATTGCAAAAAAAGATTCTTCAGTCAGGAAGCAAGCAAGGAAGCGTGCTTG CTCTTGACAAGATTAAACGACCTCTGTATGAAAAGCATCCAATGTTAAAGTTTGCCTGGACAACAACAGAAGACATTGATACT GTAGAATGGTCGGACATCTGTGTAGAAGCTTTAGAAAATTATGACAAGTTGCACCATGGAAACGAAACTGCTGATATCATACAAAGGCAGGTCTTGCAG TCGATGAATGGGAAAAATGAAGATATGAAGCTCCTCCTGGAGAAGGAGTTGAAATCCGGGGAACCAGCTGGCCTTCAGGCAGAGTGTCTGACAGACACATGGGTGGGAGGAAATAg GTGGGCGTTTATTGacctgagtgcaggacctttcACTTGGGGTCCTTCTGTTGGTGGAGAAGGTGTTCGCACAGTACATAGTTTACCAAATGTGACGAAAACCATTGGTGCTGTAGCAG AAATGACAGAAGAGGAAGCTGAAAATCATTTGCAAGGGGCAATTCAAGATAAATTTGCAGTTTTGGGTGAT AAGGATCATCACGCTATAGATATCCTTTTAGCGGAAATTGATATATACGAGGCATTCACATTCAAGCATTGCAAGGGAAGAAAGGTTAAGCTTGCACTTTGTGAAG AACTTGATGAAAGGATGGGAGACTTGAAAGATGAGCTGCAGACTTTTGAAGATGGGAAGTACGATGATAGTCATAAGGCGAAGGCGCTGGATGCGTTAAAACGAATGGAAAGCTGGAATTTGTTTAGTGATACGTTCGAG GAGTCCCAAAACTACACTGTGGCACGTGATACATTCCTTTCTGACCTTGGTGCTACTTTGTGGGGGTCTATGAGGCACATAATTTCTCCTTCAATTGCTGATGGATCATATCATCATTATGAGAAAATATCCTTTCAGCTGTTTTTTATCACACAAGAG AAAGTCAGGCACATGATAAACTTACCTGTGGATCTTAAGGCTCTCATGGACGGGCTTTCCTCCTTGTTGTTACCATCTCAGAAAGCCATGTTTAGTCCACACAT GTTGCCTCTTTCAGAAGACCCAGCGTTGGCCATGGCATTCTCAGTGGCGCGGCGTGCAGCAGCTGTCCCACTGCTGCTAGTGAATGGCACATATAGGACATCAGTTCGTTCTTATCTCGACACCTCCATTCTCCAACATCAGTTGCAGAGGATAAATGACCATGGTTCACTTAAAG GGAAACATGCACAGAGCAGATCTACCCTAGAAGTTccaatattttggtttatacACAATGATCCCTTATTAGTTGACAAACACTATCAAGCAAAAGCTCTTTCTGATATGGTCATTGTTGTCCAGTCAGAACAAACATCCTGGGAAAGCCATCTGCAGTGTAATGGACGATCGGTTTTGTGGGACTTAAG GAGACCTTTGAAAGCTGCTTTAGCCTCTACTGCTGAACATCTAGCTGGTTTGCTTCCTCTTCATCTGGTTTACAGCCAAGCCCATGAAACTGCACTTGAG GACTGGATATGGTCAGTAGGCTGCAGTCCTTTGTCCATCACTTCTCCAGGTTGGCACGTATCTCAATTCCAGACTGATACCATTGCTCGAAGCTATGTCATCACTACTCTTGAGGAGTCAATACAGCTTGTGAATTCAGCTATTCATCTCCTTGTGATGGAGCGTACTT CTGAAAAGACTTTCAAGCTCTTCCAATCTCAGGAGCGGGAGCTGGTGAACCATTACAACTCGGTAGTTAGTTTGTGGAGAAGA ATCTCAACTGTTACTGGGGAGTTGAGGTATGCAGATGCCTTGAGGTTGCTGTCTCCACTTGAGGAAAAATCTAAAGG GTTTGCTGATTTCGTAAATGCAACAATCGCCTCATTTCATCCAATTCACTGCACCAGAGGGAGGGAAGTTAAAGTAGAGTTTGACATGACGACAATACCGGCTTTCTTGATTGTGTTGGGTATTCTCTGGTTTGTTTTGAAGCCAAGAAGACCCAAACCCAAAATCAATTAA
- the LOC113298973 gene encoding stromal 70 kDa heat shock-related protein, chloroplastic-like: MASSAAQIHVLGTSFPSTTSRKSTSRNVFFGQRLNSSVSFGLPRSAFLKLNQNNKQRRNYGPVRVVAEKVVGIDLGTTNSAVAAMEGGKPTIVTNIEGQRTTPSVVAYTKNGDRLVGQIAKRQAVVNPENTFFSVKRFIGRKMSEIEEESKQVSYRVVRDENGNVKLECPAIGKQFAAEEISAQVLRKLVDDASKFLNDKVTKAVVTVPAYFNDSQRTATKDAGRIAGLEVLRIINEPTAASLAYGFEKKNNETILVFDLGGGTFDVSVLEVGDGVFEVLSTSGDTHLGGDDFDKRIVDWLAASFKRDEGIDLLKDKQALQRLTETAEKAKMELSSLTQANISLPFITATADGPKHIETTLTRAKFEELCSDLLDRLKVPVENSLRDAKLGFKDLDEVILVGGSTRIPAVQELVKSLTGKDPNVTVNPDEVVALGAAVQAGVLSGDVSDIVLLDVSPLSLGLETLGGVMTKIIPRNTTLPTSKSEVFSTAADGQTSVEINVLQGEREFVRDNKSLGSFRLDGIPPAPRGVPQIEVKFDIDANGILSVAAIDKGTGKKQDITITGASTLPGDEVERMVKEAERFAGEDKEKRDAIDTKNQADSVIYQTEKQLKELGEKVPAEVKDKVEAKLGELKEAVTGGSTQAIKDAMTALNQEVMQLGQSLYNQPGAAPGAGPAPGGDEAAGSPGAGAGKGPEGDVIDADFTDSK; this comes from the exons ATGGCATCATCAGCAGCGCAGATTCATGTTCTTGGTACATCTTTCCCATCAACTACATCAAGAAAATCCACTTCTAGAAATGTGTTTTTCGGGCAGAGATTGAATTCAAGTGTTTCATTTGGATTACCACGTTCAGCTTTCCTAAAATTGAATCAGAACAATAAACAGAGAAGGAATTATGGTCCAGTTAGAGTTGTGGCTGAGAAAGTTGTTGGTATTGATTTGGGTACAACGAATTCAGCAGTAGCAGCGATGGAAGGTGGGAAACCAACTATTGTTACTAATATCGAAGGACAAAGAACAACACCATCAGTTGTTGCTTATACTAAAAATGGTGATAGATTAGTTGGTCAGATTGCTAAGAGACAAGCTGTTGTAAATCCTGAGAATACTTTTTTCTCTGTCAAGAGATTTATTGGTAGGAAAATGTCTGAGATTGAAGAAGAATCTAAACAAGTTTCTTACAGAGTTGTTAGGGATGAGAATGGAAACGTTAAACTTGAATGCCCTGCTATTGGTAAACAGTTTGCTGCTGAAGAAATCTCTGCTCAG GTGTTGAGGAAACTTGTGGATGACGCATCAAAGTTTTTGAATGACAAAGTTACTAAAGCAGTTGTTACAGTACCTGCTTACTTCAATGACTCCCAAAGGACAGCAACTAAGGATGCTGGGAGAATTGCTGGACTTGAGGTTCTTCGTATCATCAATGAGCCAACTGCTGCTTCATTGGCCTATGGGTTCGAGAAGAAAAACAATGAAACTATCCTAGTGTTTGATCTTGGTGGTGGTACCTTTGACGTTTCAG TTCTTGAAGTTGGTGATGGAGTATTTGAGGTGTTATCTACCTCTGGAGATACTCATTTGGGAGGAGACGACTTCGACAAG AGAATTGTTGATTGGCTTGCTGCCAGCTTTAAGAGAGACGAAGGTATTGATCTTTTGAAGGATAAACAAGCTCTTCAGCGTCTAACCGAGACCGCTGAGAAAGCAAAGATGGAGTTGTCATCCTTGACTCAAGCTAACATTAG TTTGCCTTTCATTACTGCAACGGCTGATGGTCCCAAGCACATCGAGACAACTCTTACAAGGGCTAAGTTCGAGGAGTTGTGCTCAGACCTCCTTGACCG ACTGAAAGTACCAGTTGAGAACTCTTTGAGAGATGCAAAGCTCGGTTTCAAGGACTTGGATGAGGTGATCCTTGTTGGTGGATCCACACGTATCCCAGCTGTCCAGGAGCTTGTTAAATCATTAACTGGTAAAGACCCAAATGTTACAGTAAATCCTGATGAAGTTGTTGCTCTTGGTGCTGCAGTTCAG GCTGGTGTGCTCTCTGGGGATGTAAGTGATATTGTTCTCTTGGATGTGTCACCATTGTCTCTTGGTCTGGAAACACTTGGAGGTGTTATGACTAAAATCATTCCAAGGAATACTACATTGCCCACCTCAAAATCAGAGGTGTTCTCTACCGCCGCAGACGGGCAGACAAGTGTTGAAATTAATGTACTACAGGGTGAAAGAGAGTTTGTGAGAGACAATAAGTCACTCGGAAGCTTCCGTCTAGATGGTATTCCTCCAGCCCCACGTGGTGTCCCTCAGATTGAGGTCAAATTTGACATTGATGCAAATGGTATTCTCTCTGTTGCGGCTATTGACAAGGGCACCGGAAAGAAGCAGgacattactattactggtgctAGTACACTACCCGGTGATGAG GTTGAAAGAATGGTAAAGGAAGCTGAGAGGTTTGCCGGTGAGGACAAAGAGAAAAGAGACGCCATAGACACCAAGAACCAGGCTGATTCAGTTATTTACCAGACAGAGAAGCAACTCAAGGAATTGGGAGAGAAGGTTCCTGCTGAAGTGAAGGATAAGGTAGAAGCAAAACTTGGGGAGCTCAAGGAAGCTGTCACTGGTGGATCAACACAAGCCATCAAGGATGCCATGACTGCACTAAACCAAGAAGTGATGCAGCTTGGTCAATCTCTGTACAACCAACCAGGTGCAGCACCTGGTGCTGGGCCTGCACCTGGCGGTGATGAAGCTGCTGGGTCTCCAGGAGCTGGAGCTGGCAAGGGACCTGAGGGTGATGTCATTGATGCTGACTTCACTGACAGCAAATGA